Genomic DNA from Bacterioplanes sanyensis:
GTTTCTATGTTATCAAATGGCGGGACATTTAATGGCCATACACTTCTGTCCAAACAGATGACAAGCACTATGCTGAGCACAAAAACCCAAGGGTTAGATACTCACTTTATGCCGAGACTATACAAAGGTGCGGGCTTTGGTTACGGTGTTGGTATTAAAGAAACAGCGGGAGACCTGCGTCAACAAGGGTCTTTCTTCTGGGCTGGAATGGGAGGGACCTTATTCTGGAGCGACCCAAAATCTGAACTCGAGGTGGTCGCCATGATGCAAGTGGAAGACGGCTGGATTGCTCTGGAGAAGTGGCTGATTCCTCAGGTATATCAGTTCATCGATCGCAGCAGCCAAGTTACCGCAATACAATACGCTTCAATTAACTAAACCCGGTAAAACCTATGGCAAGTATTCTGGTAGTGGAAGACGATATAGATATTGCACAAGGCATTGCCGAATTTCTGGAGTTAAAGGGGCACGAGCTCGACTTTGCTTACACCGGAAAACAAGCTTTGGCTTTGCTGGAACAGAATACTTACCAGTTAGTGTTATTGGATATCAACTTACCATTCGTCAACGGCTACGATGTTTGTCGCCAATTATCCGGTGAGCAATTGGGACAACACTTAGCCAAAGTGCCTGTGATTATGATGTCTGCTCGCAGCCACGAGCAAGACCTCTTGGATGGTTTTGCCAGCGGTGCGTGGGACTACCTGAAAAAACCCTTCTCCTTTGCCGAACTGTCTGCCCGGATTGACGTTGGGTTAATGAAGTCTGCGCCTCAACCGACAACAAAGGTGGCATTTAGTCACGCCGGAGCAGAACTAGACGACACCAGCCTTTCATTTACTTACAACAACATTCAGCTACAACTTCATCCTATTGGCTACAAAATCCTCAAGCTATTACTGGCCAGCGCCCCAAACACGGTGCAGAGTCGAAACATACACGCTCACCTATGGCCACATGACACACCTGAAAGCGACCCATTGCGAGCACATATCTATAAATTAAGAAAACAGTTAAAGCAGCACTTTGGTCAGCCTTTCATTGAAACCGTCAAAGGCGTTGGTTATAGATTCCATATAGATGAGAGCAATGAAAATTAAACGAGCTACTCACCCTACCTTAACGTCTCGAGTTCAGCGCCACAGCTTATGGCTGGCATGTGCTATTTTTACTCTGTTTTCCATGCTGGTTATATTCATTGTATTTTCTTTAGAGGACGCCATCCTCCATGATCAACTAAAACAAACCTATAGCAGCCTAGAGAAAGGCGGTGTGCTGCCTGACAACTACACACTGGTAGACAACCCATCCGAACTGAGCATCTCTACCGGCGAACAACTTAAATATCTCGAATTCGATGAAGAGTTTGGTGAGTTTAAACAAGGTGAACAGCACTTTCACTTTCTGCAAACCGAGCAAGGTACTCTAATACTCGACAGCTCAGCGCTTAGCATTACCAGCCGCGTCATCGACGACATTCTGATCTTATTACTATTGATGTTAGTGCCAACGGTAATTCTGACTTACTGGTTCTCGGCCAAATTATCGAAGCACGCTGTGCGGCCTTTTAACCTACTGCTGCAAGCATTGCAGTCGGATGATGGCTCAATACAACAGGTTCGAATAGCCCTCGACACTATCGAAGAACACGATCTGAAAACTGTTGCGCAAAAGCTGGCCGAAGCATTGGAGCGAGAATCCAAAGTCTTGCAAGAGCAAATTTCATTTAACCAAGGCATGGCACATGAGATAAGAACACCACTGCAAGTCATGACACATTCGGTGGAACTTCTCTGTGCATCAGACCCAAGGATACAAAAGCTCGTACCCTACCAGCGCTTAAACAAAGCCATCACGCGTATGCACCGCATCAGTAACGCATTGCTGTGGCTCACCTCCCAGTCGCAGGAACATCACACTACACACATCATTCAAGCCATCAATAGAGTAGTGGCAGAATCACAAACCTTGATCAACTTGCATCACATTGATATTCAAATAGACACGTCGCCTGCCTGCGAGGCTCTTGAGATAGACGTGCCAGACGTCGTCTTCGAATTGGTGATATTCAATTTGCTGAATAATGTTATTCAGCACTGTCAGACATCAGAAGATCGTAAATATTGGCAGATTGATGTCACTCCTTCTTATGTCTCGTTTCGTAACCCTTTGCCGACAACGAATAACGACGGCAAGGCAAATCAGAATTTCGGCTTGGGCTTGCAGTTGGTCACCGCACTGCTGACAAGATTTAATAGAAAAGTATCGACCAAACGTCGGTCTAATGACTTTGAAGTCATCATTTATCTCGCTGATACACCTGCGTGTTAGCCTTTTAAGAACTGTCTGCTGGCCACCCAGCTATTAACGTGGCTTTCTCGGTTATCACAGCATGCTTATGTAAGCCTGCACTGCTTGTTTGTCTTGGCTCGCCATTTATCCTGTTGCCAAGATAAGGCCAGCCACCAACTCACTGAACACCGCTCAATCAGCAACGGCAGATCTCTATAGTCAGGGCCAATCGCGCTGATCAGGGCAATCAACTGTTACTTTGCCTCGCTCCATCTATGCTGGGTCAACACCTATGAGATGGGAGACTCGCAATGACAACCACAGCCAGTAACGGCGGCCAATGCCCCTTTGCCCACGGCGCCAATACCAACGCCCAGCAAACACCCACCGAATGGTGGCCCAATGCCCTAAATCTCGACATCCTCCACCAGCACGACCGCAAAACCAGCCCCTACGATGAAGACTTCAATTACGCAGACGCGTTTCAAAGCATTGATTATGCAGCGTTAAAGCAAGATCTGACCGATTTAATGACGCAAAGCCAAGACTGGTGGCCTGCCGACTGGGGCCATTATGGCGGACTGATGATTCGTATGGCCTGGCACGCCGCAGGCTCCTATCGTATCGCTGATGGTCGCGGTGGCGCCAATACTGGCAACCAGCGCTTCGCCCCACTGAACAGCTGGCCAGACAACACCAACCTAGACAAAGCCAGACGGCTGCTGTGGCCGATCAAAAAGAAATACGGCAATGGTTTATCTTGGGCCGATTTAATGATTCTCGCTGGCAATGTGGCGTACGAATCCATGGGCCTAAAAACATTTGGTTTTGGCGCTGGCCGCGAGGACATCTGGCACCCAGAAAAAGACATTTATTGGGGCGCCGAAAAAGAATGGCTAGCCACCAGTGACAGTGACAACAGCCGCTATTCGGGTGAGCGCGAGCTGGCCAACCCGCTGGCCGCCGTGATGATGGGGCTGATTTACGTTAATCCTGAAGGCGTTGATGGTCAGCCCGATCCGTTAAAAACGGCCAACGACGTACGAGAGACCTTCGCCCGTATGGCGATGAACGATGAAGAAACTGTTGCCTTAACCGCCGGTGGCCACACCGTCGGCAAAGCACACGGCAA
This window encodes:
- a CDS encoding response regulator transcription factor, with protein sequence MASILVVEDDIDIAQGIAEFLELKGHELDFAYTGKQALALLEQNTYQLVLLDINLPFVNGYDVCRQLSGEQLGQHLAKVPVIMMSARSHEQDLLDGFASGAWDYLKKPFSFAELSARIDVGLMKSAPQPTTKVAFSHAGAELDDTSLSFTYNNIQLQLHPIGYKILKLLLASAPNTVQSRNIHAHLWPHDTPESDPLRAHIYKLRKQLKQHFGQPFIETVKGVGYRFHIDESNEN
- a CDS encoding sensor histidine kinase; protein product: MKIKRATHPTLTSRVQRHSLWLACAIFTLFSMLVIFIVFSLEDAILHDQLKQTYSSLEKGGVLPDNYTLVDNPSELSISTGEQLKYLEFDEEFGEFKQGEQHFHFLQTEQGTLILDSSALSITSRVIDDILILLLLMLVPTVILTYWFSAKLSKHAVRPFNLLLQALQSDDGSIQQVRIALDTIEEHDLKTVAQKLAEALERESKVLQEQISFNQGMAHEIRTPLQVMTHSVELLCASDPRIQKLVPYQRLNKAITRMHRISNALLWLTSQSQEHHTTHIIQAINRVVAESQTLINLHHIDIQIDTSPACEALEIDVPDVVFELVIFNLLNNVIQHCQTSEDRKYWQIDVTPSYVSFRNPLPTTNNDGKANQNFGLGLQLVTALLTRFNRKVSTKRRSNDFEVIIYLADTPAC